AGCGGCCGGAACATGCCTTCGACCAGAACCTTGCAGCGCTTTGCCAAAGCAACTGGATCGAAGTTGCGCATCAGCTTCGAGCCCGGCAAACCAAAGTCGCGCGCCGGTCACTGACTACCTATCCTTCACCGTCTCCATCGCCACGAAGGTCGAGGTCTGCGCAACGTGCGGCAGAGCCGAGATGCGCTCGCCGAGCACGCGGCGATAGGCGGCGATGTCGGTGGTGCGGACTTTCAGCAGATAATCGAAGCTCGATGCCATCATGTGGCATTGCTCGATTTCCGGCACGCCCTGCACCGCGCGGTTGAAAGCGTCGAGCGCGGCCGAGCGCGTATCGGAAAGCTTCACCTGCACGAAGGCGACATGGCCTTCGCCCATGCGCTCGCGGTCGATGATGGCGCGGTAGCCTCTTATATAGCCGTCCTTCTCCAGCCGCTTCACCCGCGCCTGCACCGGCGTCTTCGACAGACCGACCTTCAAAGCCAGTTCCGACATGGAAAGCCTGCCGTCGCGCCCGAGCGCGGACAGGATGTTGCGATCTATGCGGTCCAATTGGTCTTCGATCATCGATGCGGTGGT
The window above is part of the Mesorhizobium sp. WSM4904 genome. Proteins encoded here:
- a CDS encoding Lrp/AsnC ligand binding domain-containing protein codes for the protein MIEDQLDRIDRNILSALGRDGRLSMSELALKVGLSKTPVQARVKRLEKDGYIRGYRAIIDRERMGEGHVAFVQVKLSDTRSAALDAFNRAVQGVPEIEQCHMMASSFDYLLKVRTTDIAAYRRVLGERISALPHVAQTSTFVAMETVKDR